The window aacaaataccattaaaaattaaaaaagaggGGTAGccctattagaacccaagtcgactgactcccagctcatgctctgtcctctataccacactgcttctctcttgcatcctcccaagatttGGTAGGGGAATTcccgtgaggaggaattggtgatgaagcatctggctggatCACGGCGGCTTGCCCCCACAGTTTTTAAGtacccacagagatgaggatagGTTGATGACACTTGTGTGCAGGGTTGCCACGGCAACAGCATCCTAACAgttcccgctgttagtgaccatctgggtcaacgggtgggcgcttcaacttcttttttttcttcaatgatACCTAATCGCTTacagtgtgcgaagcactgtactaagtcctgggattcaatacaagctcatcaggttggacacagtccctgtcccacatggggctcacagtctcaatccccaatttacagacgagggaactgaagctcagagaagtgaataggcttgcccaaggtgacacagcagaaaggtacagagccgagattaaaacccaggtcattctgattcccaggtccatgctctctagacaaggccacgctggttccctcagtttcatcttgttcatgacctcagacaatcaatcggtcatttaatcagttgtattttctgacgtcttctgagtGCAATTCTAGAAAGAACAGGAAGTGACGCTAAATCGATGGATTCAAGACCCTCCTCTGGGCTGGCTTCGGGGATcaacccaaagaagcagcatgagaagcagcatagcttaatggcaACAGccgggttttgggagtcagaggatgtgggatctaatcccggctttgtcacctgttttctgtgtgaccttggaaaagccacttaatttatctgtgcctcagttacctcatctggaaaatggggattaagactgtgaatcccaggagGGTCAATCCGAttacgttttatctaccccagcgcttagaacagtgcttgacacctagtaagcacttaacaaatgcaattattatttttgttattattattatcggtttgggaggggctgaggggttctgagaacggggtgatgggaaggaatcactgatactgtgTGGTTGTACATGACGGGAAAATCCccggtttcagaaggaataggttgtagcctaggcaTTGTCCTCTTCTGTCTCAGAGCTGAGCCACTGTGCCAAACTGGGGTGAAGAagtcactgcattctctcctccgAATGGCCCTGtctcctttcaaaatatctcagtgatggaaaatgaagaaataagctgtcagcccacatttccttccagatccttccagtccatcagagcacaaatttccccatcttcaatccCCTTCGGTCATCACACCACTTCCACGATGCTTCGCAcgattcatttttcctttccctaagtcatcttgtcccaactaccaatcagcatcttagaccaattctttatttttgcactcacatgcaccattatagttttgtacatagtggcttttataaaatgtattctTTGAGCACATAGTTACCTATtgaccattctttccattctttatCCTCTCGTTAActgattctgtgtctatctcccctgctagattttaagtttttggaaagcagggatggtgtttaatttattttgatccccctgaagtgttcactacaggactttacacccaggatctattcaacaaatatcactgattgatggatgcttTGATAGACGGATGCATCGAAGGGTTGTTGTATGGATGGGTGGTAGAAGGattggtgggtagatggatgcatagatggatggatggaagcgcGGATTGTGTGATGCATAACCTTAATAAGGCattccacttctttgtgcctcgtaacctcatctgtaaaatggggattgagactttgagccccacgtgcgatagggactgtataaatcttgattagcttgtatttgccacagcacttagtacagtgactggcacatattaagcgctttacaaataccaatattattattattattattattatcattattattattattattacggatggatggacagacagatgggtgaacagacagacagatggacgggtGGATGGTAGGATAGACagatgaatggatgaaggaatggaTTCAAGACaaagatttgatcagtcaaattcattcattcaatcgtatttattgagcgcttactgtgtccaaagcactgtactaagcactgggaaagaacaattcagcaacaaagataatccctgcccacaacgggctcacagtctagaagggggagacaggtatcaaaacaagtaaacaggcagtcaaatgttggCGACAGTTTCCATGATTCTGTACTTCTTCCTTGgaaccctccgattttctgattttcataaccgccAAGAGTGAtcctaaaattcatagaattactgttattatcattactgaatttattgaaaatttacttgcaaaagcctGCCAAGTCCTGGAGCAGAAACAAACTGATCAGctgggacacgtttcctgacccacaggggcttagATTGCAAAAGAAAGAGCGAATacatattgaaccccgattttatggaagagacccaaagaagttacgtggcttggcCAAGGTAATACAGCATGCCGGTAGCAGAACTGGGCatacctttcaaatctcatgactcccggccacatgctcattccactagccatgatgccgcccaaacaatcacttgtcatttattcattaatccattcattcaatcatatttaaggagtacttaccgtctgcagagcattgtactaagcgcttggaaagtaccattaagaataaagagagacaatccctttccacaccgggcttacagtcacacttGTCTTATCaatctctgtcccagacattgataaATCCTCAGGCGCTGGACTTTCCCTtcggacagctctttatatggataacgCCacagtcagaaccctgatgaggaatgaggAACCcttagaggggagaggaagattcTCCtgtttaggactctccccagggcggccttcatgttccggttccccaggctgtagatgaggaggttcagggtggggagcaccacggtgtagaacacagacaccagaagGTCCAGGGTTGAGCAGGAGTCTGACACTGGCTTGAGGTAGGCAGCAACTCCAGTCGAGAGAACGGTGGTGACGACTCCAAGGTGGAGCAAGCAGGCGGAGAAGGCATTGGCCCGGCTCTTGGTGGCCGGAAtcttcagcacggcctggaagatgcacacACAGGAGAtcatgatgaagacgaagcagatgaTACCTAAAGCTATtccaccggtgacgctcacatcgatggcgacgtggttacaggagcaggagatcttcagcagggaggggacgtcacagatgAGCTGCTGGACAATGTTAGACCCACAGTTCAGTGAGATTGTCCAAACTGAAAGCGAGACACCAAATAGCATCctactgagccaggaggtggccgctatctttccacaggctgtgttgttcatgatgagctcttAGCACAGGGGGTGGAAAATAgtggcgtagcggtcataggacattgccgtgaggatgaacagctctgaGCTGGCATACAAAACCACCAAAAAGAACTGGGACATATAgcacaggagggagatggatctatgaTCCGTCAGTGGGATGACGACATACTTGGGGACGGGGACCgtgatgtagcagaggtcgaggacagacagactcttgaggaagaagttacatgggggtgtggaggcgctggtcaaggacgatgacggcgatgatgaggagatttcccgttagggccaccaggtagaccaggaggaacagcgtggcctggaccagctgcagctcctggacctccgagaaacccagcaggaggaatcctgtcaccCTGGAAACATTGGGCATTTTTTGGAGGCAACATTGACTTGCTGCGTGTGataagggaagagccaaagttagagtccattgatggaatgagtgaagaaaCGAACAGGACATTTGATAGTGCTtttctatggaaaggagacaatTACAGAATTCAAAATAGTCTTTGATTTCCTATccggcagggataaggaaagatccagattttcacattattttggtcgatttaaagggaattcttGAGATGGTCTCCACCCCGCCACCccagagagttggtggacacattccctgcccacattgagtttacagtccgaagggagatctttttctatcttcgtcttcaaccctccccactgcctaaaCTTGTTCCCTGCTTCCAGTACCCAATAATgtacgtacacacacatacatacacaaacacacaaagctTCTAGCACAAGGATCGTGATTGCAGCAgcagtaaagtggaaaatgaattctctcagtaatatttattaagcgcttactgtgtgcagagcattgtactaaatgctagggagagtgcaatataataatagacacaatccctgcccacaactagcttacagttcagaggaatACCCAATTGTAGTCGGGTTGATCTCAGTGAATGTCTGATCACGGGATTCAGTGCCATCACCTGTTCTAATTATCCTCCTcatctgctttcttcaaccaaacctccaaaaagaaccttcttaccgtgactcaCTTTagatgcttcctcctcccacctctggctccgaCCCTTCCTTCGGCTTGGAAATCCACCCCTTTAAATTCCCCTGCCCGAAGATATCACActctcaaaaaccctctggaattggGACAATTTAGCTAAATCACTTCTTCCCactatctgtcagtgaccatctccagacttaaagCATCCGCAGAAACTCAGGATATTGCTACTTAAGGTAAGGCTCATtaatcgagactgtaagctccttgaggaaatatTTCTACTAAATCTTTTATATTGtagtcctccaagcatttagtacagtgctgtgcacacggtaaatgctcaataaatgtctccagttggttgactgattaatgctcGCTTCCcccctagacagtgagctccttgtgggcagggaacatctctactaaCTTGTTCATAGGGTACTCTCTTCAGCACttataatagtgctctgcacatattaagcactcaaaaataatggctaccaagcactaataataataatgataataatggtagtatttgttaagcacttactatgtcccaagtactgttctaagcgctgggggagatagaagataatcaggttgtcccacctggcactcgcagtcttaatccccattttacagatgaggtaacagttgcacagggaagtgaagtgacttccccgaagtgacacagctgacaaatggaggagctgggattagaacccaggacctctgacttacatgcccgtgcactttccaccaagccaggctacttctcatccacatatccattgatgtattcttttttcccccctattctaaatgacattttgcctttctagcctattagattgagaaatctttgagggcagggaccatgccttttacctctcttcttatggtatttcttaagctctcagtatgtgtcagacactgtactaagctctgggataaatatgaaaatattgagtgggtcaaagtccctgtcccacacagggctcacagtctcagtccccatcttacagatgaggttactgaggcacagagaagtgaattgactttccaaaaatcacccagaagagaatcAGTCTGGCccagtcgaaagagcatgggtctgggctctaattccagctctgccaattgcttgctgtgtgactttgggcaaatcacttatcttctctgtgactcagtcctcttgttctccctccggctcagactgtgagccccatgaggtacagggattatgtcaaacctgattaacttgcccagtgcttagaacaacgtttgacatatagtaagtacataagaaataccataaaaagtaaaaaAGAGGGGAAGCCGttattaggacccaagtccactgactgccagctcatgctctatctgataggccacactgcttctttcttgtATTTGCCCAAGATGTGGTGGGGGAAGTCCTacgaggaggaattggtgatgaagcatctggatGGTGCAATCTCTGTCCTACCCTCTTGTTCCTGCACGGAGCGTTTCGATGATGCTTGAAGACACTATGGCACGGGGCTGGAGCCATGTCATAATGTCCTAGCCCGGCAGCCATGGTAGCCTGGGTTTGGGCGGTGGATGGAGGGGACCAGGGGGCTACCATAGGGGAAAATGCTTTTCCTCTGCTTGCGAATGCAGCCTTGGTTCCATTCCACCCTGGACGccgggtatgaacgtcttcccagagtgaccctcacactcacatataTGAGCCtgatggtctctctctgtcccaaccCACCccaggtcactctcaccgggccaTCGTGGTGCGGGGGAACCCCTGACCCTCTCTGGGCTGGGCGggtccccacctctctcctcggACTCTTGAATGCAGCGGCAACGGAGGGACAGCGAGAAGccatcagcccctctctgctcttccgTGGGCACTGAGACACGCTTTCCAGACTGGGCCCCtatccccttagataaagccagCGCTGCTCTGAGGGGGGTCCCCGGAGAACCGGATCATGCCGGCTCGTCCCCACGGTCTTTGGGTCCCCACATTGATGAGGATCCTCTGAtggcacttatctgcagtgttcccatggcaacagcatcctaacggttcctgCTGTTAGTGACCACTTGGGTCAACGGGTCAGAGCTTCAGCTTCTCTTTTTTTCAGTAGTACCTGATAAGcgcctagtatgtgccaggcaatgcactaagtgctgagattcgatacaagctcaacagggtggacatagtccctgtctcatatgtgactcacagtctcaatccccattttacagataagggaattgaagcccaaagaagtgaagagattttcccaaggtcacacggcagaaaggtAGTCGAAccgagattagaccccaggtcattctgactcccaggtttatgctctatcGACAAGGTGACGCTACTTCTcttagtttcatcttgttcatgacctcagttgtattttctgacaagGCCGCGACTGTTGGCGGAGGGGTTGTCGCCGGCAGAAGGCTGTCGCCCCGGTCCCGGGTCTCCCTAGGGCTTAAGGGGGCCCGAGCGGAGTGGCCCAGGGCAGGGCTCCCGGGTCCCGAGCAAAGCGGAGCGGCTACCACAGGCTGTGCCAGGACGGTGGTCGAAGGGCGTGAGCCCCAGCGGGGCCAAAGCGTGCAGCATTTCTGATCAAGTGAAGTTTTCTGCCTTAGGGTGATAATGCAGGAGTGCTGGTTAGTGAGGCAGGATGACTGGAACCAACGAATCAAGCTTCCACACATAGAAATGGTCATTTTGGGACGAATCCCAGAGACCCAGATTACTGACCAGAAGTGTTCTCGGCAACAAGTATATCTGAAAGCAGACTGCAAGAAGGGGTATGTTAAAGTGAAGCAGATGGGAGTCAACCCAACCAGTATCGACTCAGTAGTCATCGGGAAGAACCGAGAGCTGAAGCTGAAACCCGGACAGACCCTGTGCATGGTGAATGGCCTGTATCCTTACAGTGCCCAATTTGGGGAAGAAACCAGGAGCCCCGATGGCCAAGCGGCAAAGAAGAAAACAGCAAAAAGACCAAGCGATAGTGGCGCTGAGAAAAGCAATGTGGAAAGCAAAGCTGACAAAAAGATGAAAAGGGAGGGGACCGCCTTGCCGGAGGGCAGGGCGCGTCATCAGCCAAGCCCCCAAGCACTTCTTCCACCATAACGCTCTCAAGTGGGAATTCTTCCTTCAAACAGGAATCTTTTGGGCATTGGAGCCAGGGTCTGAAGACCTCTATGCAGGATCCAAAAATGCAGGTCTACAAAGATGAGAAGGTGGTCGTCATTAGGACAAATATCCCAAGGCCTGCAACCACTGGCTAGTTTTACCGTGGAAGTCCATTGCCAGTCTGAAGGCTGTTACCAGAGAGCATCTTGAGCGGCTCAAGCATATGCAGACTGTAGGGAAGAAGCTGACAAAGGGCTGCGTCGACTCTGACCGTTTTTCAATTCAGAATGGGTTACCATGCTATTCCCAGAATGAGCCATATCCATCTCCATGTTATCAGTCAGGATTTTGATTCTCCTTGGTTGAAGAGTAAAAAACACTGGAATTCTTTCAATACCAAATATTTCTTAGAATcacaagcccagcccgcacctgccgctcttctgccgctaatctcaccgtgcctcgttctcgcctgtcccgccgtcaacccccggcccacgtcatccccctggcctggaatgccttccctccgcacatccaccaagctagctctcttcctcccttcaaggccctactgagagctcacctcctccaggaggccttcccagactgagccctctccttcctctcccccctccatccccccgtcttacctccttcccctccccacagcacctgtatatatgtgcacctgtatatatgtatatatgctgtacgtacctattactctattttatttgtacatgtttattctatttattttattttgttaatatgttttgttttgttctctgtctccctcttctagactgtgagcccactgttgggtagggaccgtatctgcatgttgccagcttgtacctcccaagcgcttagtacagtgctctgcacacagtaagcgctcaataaatacaattgaatgaatgaatgaatgaatcttctgatTACAAATCTAGGAAGAACGAGAAATGACACTAAATTGATGGATTTAAGACCCTTCCCTGGGCTGGCTTGAGGGCTCACCCCCGAgaagcaacatgagaagcagcat is drawn from Tachyglossus aculeatus isolate mTacAcu1 unplaced genomic scaffold, mTacAcu1.pri scaffold_67_arrow_ctg2, whole genome shotgun sequence and contains these coding sequences:
- the LOC119923918 gene encoding LOW QUALITY PROTEIN: aprataxin-like (The sequence of the model RefSeq protein was modified relative to this genomic sequence to represent the inferred CDS: inserted 1 base in 1 codon; deleted 1 base in 1 codon), with amino-acid sequence MQECWLVRQDDWNQRIKLPHIEMVILGRIPETQITDQKCSRQQVYLKADCKKGYVKVKQMGVNPTSIDSVVIGKNRELKLKPGQTLCMESFGHWSQGLKTSMQDPKMQVYKDEKVVVIXDKYPKACNHWLVLPWKSIASLKAVTREHLERLKHMQTVGKKLTKGCVDSDRFQFRMGYHAIPRMSHIHLHVISQDFDSPWLKSKKHWNSFNTKYFLESQAQF